In Xylanibacter ruminicola 23, a single genomic region encodes these proteins:
- the meaB gene encoding methylmalonyl Co-A mutase-associated GTPase MeaB: MEHPENSSEYAGLQVNSGVEQPSIVNPYLKRGRFRRHELSVGEMVEGILKGDVTILSQAVTLIESVNPDHQARAQEVINKCLPYSGNSIRIGISGVPGAGKSTSIDEFGMHVLKEKGGKLAVLAIDPSSERTKGSILGDKTRMEKLAQHPSSFIRPSPSAGSLGGVARKTRETIILCEAAGFDKIFVETVGVGQSETACHSMVDFFLLIQVAGTGDELQGIKRGIMEISDGIVINKCDGDNVDRCQMAATNFRNALHFFPMPDSGWSPKVLCYSGFYGTGVKEIFDMIYEYIDFVKANGYFAYRRNEQAKYWMYESINEHLRLNFYNNPAIQAQLGTAETAVLAGQKTSFVAAQDLLDEYFSLLKK, encoded by the coding sequence ATGGAACATCCCGAAAATAGCTCAGAATATGCAGGCTTGCAGGTAAACAGTGGGGTAGAGCAACCCTCTATCGTTAACCCCTACCTCAAGCGTGGTCGTTTCCGTCGTCACGAACTCTCTGTAGGTGAGATGGTAGAAGGCATCCTCAAGGGCGATGTCACCATCCTCTCGCAGGCTGTTACGCTGATTGAGAGTGTGAATCCCGACCATCAGGCCCGTGCTCAGGAGGTGATCAACAAGTGCTTGCCTTATAGTGGCAATTCCATCCGCATTGGTATCAGTGGTGTACCAGGTGCAGGTAAAAGTACCTCGATCGACGAGTTCGGTATGCACGTACTCAAGGAGAAGGGTGGAAAGCTGGCTGTGCTGGCCATCGACCCTAGTAGTGAGCGCACCAAGGGCTCGATTCTGGGCGATAAAACACGTATGGAAAAGTTGGCACAACATCCGTCGTCGTTCATACGTCCTAGCCCATCAGCTGGCTCGTTGGGAGGTGTGGCCCGCAAGACTCGCGAGACGATTATTCTGTGCGAGGCCGCTGGTTTCGATAAGATATTTGTTGAGACCGTGGGTGTTGGTCAGAGCGAAACAGCCTGCCACTCGATGGTAGATTTCTTCCTGCTCATTCAGGTGGCTGGTACCGGCGACGAGTTGCAGGGTATTAAGCGCGGCATTATGGAGATAAGCGATGGCATCGTGATTAATAAGTGCGATGGCGATAATGTGGATCGTTGCCAGATGGCGGCTACCAATTTCCGTAATGCCCTCCACTTCTTCCCCATGCCCGATAGCGGTTGGAGTCCTAAGGTGCTATGCTACAGTGGATTCTACGGTACAGGCGTAAAAGAGATATTCGACATGATTTACGAGTATATCGATTTTGTAAAGGCCAACGGCTATTTTGCCTATCGTCGCAATGAGCAGGCTAAATACTGGATGTACGAGAGCATCAACGAGCATCTGCGACTCAACTTCTACAACAATCCCGCCATCCAGGCTCAGTTGGGCACCGCCGAAACTGCTGTTCTCGCAGGTCAGAAAACATCGTTCGTAGCTGCTCAGGATCTTCTCGACGAATATTTCTCTTTGCTCAAAAAATAA
- a CDS encoding 4-hydroxy-3-methylbut-2-enyl diphosphate reductase, translating to MIIEIDNGSGFCFGVTTAIKKAEEELAQGETLYCLGDIVHNGMECERLREMGLITINHDQMRELHNAKVLLRAHGEPPETYELARKNNIEIIDATCPVVLKLQKRIKEQYETSPNLPEGEEAQIVIFGKKGHAEVLGLVGQTHSSAIVIESSDEVTKLDFTRDIYLYSQTTKSLDEFRRIIDYIQTHISPNATFKSFDTICRSVANRMPNISQFATKHDLVLFVCGRKSSNGKVLYNECLRVNPNTHLIEDPQEIEPEWLKGIESVGICGATSTPRWLMEQCRDAIQNMQQ from the coding sequence ATGATTATCGAAATAGATAACGGCAGTGGTTTCTGCTTCGGAGTTACCACCGCTATCAAAAAAGCCGAAGAAGAGCTCGCTCAGGGCGAAACACTCTATTGTTTAGGTGATATTGTACACAACGGTATGGAGTGCGAACGCCTGCGCGAGATGGGACTCATTACCATTAATCACGACCAGATGCGCGAACTGCACAACGCCAAAGTGTTGCTGCGTGCCCATGGCGAGCCTCCCGAAACCTACGAACTGGCCCGCAAAAACAATATCGAGATTATCGATGCTACCTGCCCTGTGGTGCTGAAACTGCAGAAGCGTATCAAGGAGCAGTACGAAACCTCGCCCAATCTTCCCGAAGGTGAGGAGGCACAGATTGTGATTTTTGGTAAGAAAGGTCATGCCGAAGTGCTTGGTCTGGTGGGTCAGACTCATAGTAGTGCGATTGTGATTGAGAGTAGCGACGAGGTGACTAAGCTTGATTTTACCCGCGATATCTACCTGTATTCGCAGACCACGAAATCGCTCGACGAGTTCCGTCGCATCATCGATTATATCCAGACGCATATCTCGCCCAACGCCACGTTTAAGAGTTTCGATACCATCTGTCGTTCGGTAGCCAACCGCATGCCCAATATCTCGCAGTTTGCCACCAAGCACGATCTGGTACTCTTTGTGTGTGGCCGAAAGAGTTCAAACGGCAAGGTGCTTTACAACGAGTGCCTGCGTGTAAACCCCAATACCCACCTGATTGAGGACCCACAGGAGATTGAGCCCGAGTGGTTGAAGGGTATCGAGAGTGTAGGTATTTGTGGTGCCACCAGCACGCCCCGTTGGTTGATGGAGCAGTGCCGCGACGCCATTCAGAATATGCAGCAATGA